From a single Halarcobacter mediterraneus genomic region:
- a CDS encoding patatin-like phospholipase family protein, protein MSFALVLSGGAARGAFHLGVLHFLEEQNIKIEAYSGSSIGAIICTSHASGVKAKEQLKIFSSKDIKKAIKFNYLKKGLFRIDEKHPILKELLPINNLEEIPKKVYINAYDLKTKKLYYFDKGNTHSLCMASSALPPLFKPINYKNMQLIDGGLFDNMPIKPLENKNYTIYTLDLLPHQSKENNTKNNPFKFVKRKIFTQFIENAKYSKIHSDYYITSPKIHQFKMFTFKELKDCFNLGYKEAQKYF, encoded by the coding sequence ATGAGTTTTGCACTTGTCTTAAGTGGAGGTGCTGCAAGGGGTGCTTTTCATTTAGGAGTACTTCATTTCTTAGAAGAACAAAATATAAAAATTGAAGCCTATTCGGGAAGTTCAATTGGAGCAATTATATGTACTTCTCATGCAAGTGGTGTAAAAGCAAAAGAACAACTTAAAATTTTTTCCTCAAAAGATATAAAAAAAGCTATTAAATTCAATTACTTAAAAAAAGGTCTGTTTAGAATTGATGAAAAACATCCAATTTTAAAAGAACTATTACCAATAAATAACTTAGAAGAAATTCCAAAAAAAGTTTATATTAATGCCTATGATTTAAAAACTAAAAAATTATATTACTTTGACAAAGGTAATACTCACAGCTTATGCATGGCATCAAGTGCTTTACCTCCTTTATTTAAACCAATTAATTATAAAAATATGCAATTAATAGATGGTGGTCTTTTTGATAATATGCCAATTAAACCTCTAGAAAACAAAAACTATACTATTTATACACTTGACTTACTACCTCATCAAAGCAAAGAGAATAATACAAAAAATAATCCTTTTAAATTTGTAAAAAGAAAAATATTTACTCAATTTATAGAAAATGCAAAATATTCAAAAATACATAGTGACTATTATATTACAAGCCCTAAAATACACCAATTTAAAATGTTTACTTTCAAAGAGCTAAAGGATTGTTTTAATTTAGGATATAAAGAAGCACAAAAATATTTTTAG
- a CDS encoding UDP-2,3-diacylglucosamine diphosphatase, translated as MKYKSIFISDVHLGTKYSNTKMLLDFFKHNESENLFLVGDIIDGWAIKRKFIWPQSHSDVIQKILKKARKGTNVIFITGNHDDFLRPFVPLILGNSLDIRNEFNYESIKGKKYLITHGDFFDSITMTKKWLAVLGDYGYDLLLAINQVLNFFRTKLGIESRWSLSKYVKDNVKSSVSFITDFEDTLATHAKRKEYDGIICGHIHKAEIRNIETIEYLNCGDWVESCTAIVETYEGEFKIINWLDK; from the coding sequence ATGAAATATAAAAGTATCTTTATCTCTGATGTACACTTGGGAACAAAATATTCCAATACAAAAATGCTTCTTGATTTTTTTAAACATAATGAAAGTGAAAATCTATTTTTAGTTGGTGATATAATTGATGGTTGGGCAATAAAAAGAAAATTTATCTGGCCCCAAAGCCATTCTGATGTAATTCAAAAAATATTAAAAAAAGCAAGAAAAGGCACTAATGTTATTTTTATAACTGGTAACCATGATGACTTTCTAAGACCCTTTGTTCCTTTAATTTTAGGTAACTCTTTAGATATAAGAAATGAATTTAATTATGAATCAATAAAAGGAAAGAAATACCTCATCACCCATGGAGACTTCTTCGATTCAATAACTATGACAAAAAAGTGGCTAGCAGTTTTAGGAGATTATGGCTATGACTTATTATTAGCTATAAATCAAGTATTAAATTTCTTTAGAACTAAACTTGGTATTGAATCTAGGTGGTCACTTTCTAAATATGTAAAAGATAATGTTAAATCCTCTGTTTCTTTTATTACAGATTTTGAAGACACCTTAGCAACACATGCAAAACGTAAAGAATATGATGGCATAATATGTGGACATATTCACAAAGCAGAAATTAGAAATATTGAAACAATTGAATACTTAAATTGTGGTGACTGGGTTGAATCTTGTACTGCTATTGTTGAAACATATGAAGGAGAATTTAAAATTATAAATTGGTTAGATAAATGA
- a CDS encoding DJ-1 family glyoxalase III — protein sequence MSKVLIIISTGFEEIEAVSIIDILRRAEVQVTIATINELETLGANNITIKADIKLEELNNIEAYEMIVLPGGAQNTLNLASSELVQQTLKKMKDTNKYIGAICAAPYVLHHAKVLNEKYTCYPSFEKKIDSAKYIENENVVKDEKVITSRGPATAMEFALELVKTLKGEETFLNVKEGLLVTYF from the coding sequence ATGTCAAAAGTACTAATTATAATTTCAACAGGTTTTGAAGAGATTGAAGCAGTTTCAATTATAGATATTTTAAGAAGAGCAGAAGTTCAAGTAACAATTGCAACAATAAATGAACTTGAAACACTAGGTGCTAATAATATCACAATAAAAGCAGATATAAAATTAGAAGAGCTTAATAATATAGAAGCTTATGAAATGATAGTTCTTCCAGGAGGAGCACAAAACACTTTAAATTTAGCAAGTTCAGAACTTGTACAACAAACATTGAAAAAAATGAAAGACACAAATAAATATATTGGAGCAATTTGTGCAGCACCCTATGTATTACATCATGCTAAGGTATTAAATGAAAAATATACTTGTTATCCTAGTTTTGAAAAGAAAATAGATTCTGCAAAATATATAGAAAATGAAAATGTAGTGAAAGATGAAAAAGTTATAACCTCAAGGGGTCCAGCAACTGCTATGGAATTTGCTTTGGAATTAGTAAAAACACTAAAAGGAGAAGAAACTTTCTTAAATGTAAAAGAAGGACTTCTAGTAACTTATTTTTAA
- a CDS encoding FlgO family outer membrane protein, whose amino-acid sequence MLKNFAKACIATVTVSLLFTGCLSKYNNASANDDSVKREDTKVQVTKGYLKIAEDQQMNITNQSTLEGSINSLATQMMRNKKMDTRKPVLITSFVRLDNFKKTTEFGRIVSESMINEMSNRGFNVIEYRGQMAVSINEKGEYFISRNPYKLKDQIPNTYVVVGTYSRQFGKVMLNARVIDNITGRIISSARATYLHNRRNDCIIFKDCKPARTIRIIQEK is encoded by the coding sequence ATGCTTAAAAATTTCGCTAAAGCTTGTATTGCAACTGTAACTGTATCTTTACTTTTCACTGGTTGTTTATCTAAGTACAATAATGCGTCAGCAAATGATGATTCTGTGAAAAGAGAAGACACAAAAGTTCAAGTAACTAAAGGTTATCTAAAAATAGCAGAAGACCAACAAATGAATATCACAAATCAATCAACATTAGAAGGTTCGATTAATTCTTTAGCCACTCAAATGATGAGAAATAAGAAAATGGATACTCGAAAACCAGTTTTAATTACTTCTTTTGTGAGACTAGATAACTTTAAGAAAACAACAGAGTTTGGAAGAATAGTTAGTGAAAGTATGATTAACGAAATGTCAAATAGAGGTTTCAATGTAATTGAATATAGAGGTCAAATGGCAGTTTCAATTAATGAAAAAGGTGAATATTTTATTTCAAGAAACCCTTATAAGCTAAAAGATCAAATACCAAATACATATGTGGTAGTGGGAACGTATTCTAGACAATTTGGAAAAGTTATGCTTAATGCTAGAGTTATTGATAATATAACAGGTAGAATAATTTCAAGTGCAAGGGCAACTTACTTACATAATCGAAGAAATGATTGTATTATCTTTAAAGATTGCAAACCAGCTAGAACAATAAGAATTATTCAAGAAAAATAA